A DNA window from Anastrepha ludens isolate Willacy chromosome 6, idAnaLude1.1, whole genome shotgun sequence contains the following coding sequences:
- the LOC128866379 gene encoding mucin-5AC isoform X2, which translates to MRRKVERHSSALQPTATATATAAVMTVRKIPKSHKSQNSSTVTARIMRTISWPLSMAKMQHSGPTCTVRWLGLLTLQLLLLATRNIECLQDEFAHPSISQISPKSSNQVIADGLSLHTTSNLRIESTIADTSMADNILPIDEAPLSHEDNETRQHIRIERSALPILNDNYPKSGPNDVHFPSDTEKEAGAGRYFQYNIKPTVTLNDASSEAPERTQRVRAGKTFKPTFSGIAVPSMAATASASASDSFLVKGDLRPLMSGSPISPTRSIATSTAATATALPHNPRQNSNPDIQDIITGIVKLLNGNVNVHANTQGHRRPSASRINNRGPPRISDVQTLPIDYDTQKKPLGSSNRPPPYTGLFDRPERPFITGVPIPEQIVPLRPGFISQRPPWHRPKPRPPITTAIGGRRPIPQYKPLPTSQLAPPAAEESPIPAKETLETPTLQHSAETEISVPPDYNDANADMPKPTDAAYDSEFSNEDTNSQYIEVSDQDSNETADAAPMSVESAELEEEESAPTQASPPPMKKDEYSNKKKPTKHKTADKKKPTQGVLSAQIEASSVANTEMQMSSTYAPMPMENIEGVGIDPSTEEVIFMTPSKTPVLESTSKQADAGLSNTLTTQSSIVTAALPDTVTNSIELSSASSTELLATIAPAPTNTTPTPSTTTTTTTTRIFTTTTTNSISVATTATTTANTIPTPLPQPPNDYQPRPGIVLDDPEFKPGGRPRPPRPQQSRPLDPQQMPPTHIQPTRQHLPPGYGEIFDVTLSAIQGPGSVGGSQQTINIKPYGSYGSGGGHQGDIIVSAAGDDGFVSIDGKRTYINLFGDPTDSPIGVPTTPATAIPQLPGGGVTHLPGAGSGSGSGSGSSGNGSSGGNNAATQNTLPSLGSGYGIPETEVVDLEPTKANSVKTQSPTTNAGPTRPIYRSRPTQPPVRIDTCIVGDDSTCDQAQHERCKTENGVSSCHCRPGYSRRKHREPCRKVISFYLGMRVDRIYEHRIVWDNKLLDKHSEPYGQLSYESIRAIDSAMSMTPYSDEFMEARVNNIYRGDPNFGGSGVYVNMTIKLDESVETLRPNLRADVQKHLLGVLHRRNNNIGNSVLYVTSPESAITALHDLDECQSRELNDCHASATCSNSWGSFRCACETGMRDPWADQPQRAGRDCQSCPDSYCNNRGTCSYNEEGNQVCSCDSSHYGGQCEIDGEVLGVAIGASLAAVVIIVLTLVCLIMWSRRWQREQKNAIGSPVFGYMNTAPMKSAGLPGQPGYQVTLEDRMRWAQIADVMAQTNHYGVSPIAEPVGPTRPSSAMFAYPNLQTMGIGTLGGMSMQSTMQMHQSGSMAPPVPLPRYECVYPSDNSSNTHKKLGLSSRSNGMRTLENSSSSEEEDRTDLLGRNFQVPRPKSRSNGSIANQSGIYYDVDYEPSGNGIGNTSVDHLYGSQNQSSSHSHTHSHSHSGNNHIPGPQGIPMSTYTSGRGPSSYYMK; encoded by the exons AGTGTCTGCAGGACGAATTCGCACATCCCTCCATTTCACAAATATCTCCGAAATCCAGCAATCAAGTAATAGCCGATGGCTTGTCTTTGCACACCACATCGAACCTAAGGATCGAGAGCACAATTGCAGACACATCCATGGCCGATAATATACTACCGATTGATGAGGCCCCACTGAGTCACGAAGATAACGAAACACGTCAACATATACGCATAGAACGATCTGCCCTGCCCATACTGAATGACAATTACCCAAAATCTGGTCCCAATGATGTGCATTTTCCTAGTGATACAGAGAAGGAAGCTGGTGCTGGTCGCTACTTTCAATACAACATCAAACCGACGGTCACACTGAACGACGCAAGCTCTGAGGCACCGGAACGCACACAACGCGTTCGTGCAGGCAAAACATTTAAGCCAACATTTAGTGGCATTGCAGTGCCGTCTATGGCAGCTACAGCTTCAGCTTCAGCATCGGATTCTTTTTTAGTGAAAGGGGACCTACGACCGCTTATGTCGGGGTCCCCGATCAGTCCGACGCGCAGTATTGCTACCTCGACGGCGGCCACTGCCACGGCATTGCCACATAATCCGCGTCAAAACTCTAACCCTGATATACAAGATATCATAACAGGCATCGTGAAGCTGTTGAATGGCAATGTGAACGTTCATGCAAATACACAGGGCCATCGACGTCCGTCTGCTAGTCGCATCAATAACCGCGGACCGCCACGTATCTCTGATGTGCAGACGTTACCGATCGATTACGATACGCAAAAGAAACCATTGGGTTCATCCAATCGCCCACCACCTTATACTGGACTATTTGATCGTCCCGAACGGCCGTTTATTACAGGTGTGCCAATACCGGAACAAATTGTGCCTTTACGACCGGGTTTCATAAGTCAACGGCCGCCGTGGCATAGACCAAAACCACGTCCTCCCATTACTACAGCTATAGGTGGCAGACGCCCCATACCGCAGTATAAGCCGCTGCCGACTTCACAATTGGCACCGCCGGCTGCAGAAGAATCTCCAATTCCTGCTAAAGAAACACTCGAGACTCCGACATTACAACATTCTGCAGAAACTGAAATATCAGTACCGCCAGACTACAATGATGCAAATGCAGACATGCCTAAACCAACCGACGCAGCCTACGATTCTGAATTTTCAAATGAAGATACCAATTCACAATATATTGAGGTGTCCGATCAGGACTCTAATGAAACTGCCGATGCAGCGCCTATGTCGGTGGAGAGTGCAGAATTGGAAGAGGAAGAGTCCGCGCCCACACAGGCTTCGCCGCCACCTATGAAGAAAGATGAATACAGCAACAAGAAGAAACCCACGAAGCATAAGACGGCCGACAAGAAGAAACCAACTCAAGGCGTTCTTTCCGCACAAATCGAGGCAAGCTCTGTTGCAAACACTGAAATGCAAATGTCTTCAACTTACGCACCTATGCCCATGGAGAATATCGAAGGGGTTGGTATTGACCCATCTACCGAAGAGGTCATTTTCATGACGCCGAGTAAGACGCCTGTACTGGAGAGCACCTCCAAACAGGCTGATGCCGGTTTATCTAATACATTAACCACACAGAGCTCAATAGTAACGGCTGCATTACCAGACACAGTTACGAACTCAATTGAGCTGAGCTCAGCGAGTAGCACTGAACTGCTGGCAACTATTGCACCCGCTCCAACTAATACCACTCCCACACCTTCCACTACcactaccaccaccaccaccagaaTTTTCACTACCACTACAACCAATTCTATTTCCGTCGCTACGACAGCGACGACCACTGCTAATACCATCCCTACGCCATTACCACAACCACCAAACGACTACCAACCACGTCCAGGTATTGTACTTGATGACCCTGAATTTAAACCAGGTGGAAGACCCCGACCCCCACGACCTCAACAATCCCGTCCTTTAGATCCGCAACAGATGCCGCCAACCCATATTCAACCCACACGACAGCATTTGCCTCCGGGCTATGGCGAAATCTTTGATGTTACGCTTTCGGCTATACAAGGACCAGGGTCTGTGGGCGGTTCACAGCAAACGATCAACATCAAACCGTATGGCTCCTATGGTAGCGGTGGTGGTCATCAAGGCGACATCATAGTGTCTGCGGCAGGTGATGATGGTTTTGTTTCAATCGATGGTAAGCGCACTTACATCAATCTCTTTGGTGATCCAACAGATTCGCCCATTGGAGTGCCCACAACGCCAGCAACAGCTATACCACAATTACCTGGTGGCGGAGTGACACATTTACCTGGAGCTGGTAGTGGTAGCGGTAGCGGAAGCGGAAGCAGTGGAAATGGTAGCAGCGGTGGTAATAATGCAGCTACTCAAAACACTCTACCCAGCCTGGGATCGGGATATGGTATACCGGAGACGGAGGTTGTAGATTTAGAACCGACGAAAGCGAACAGCGTGAAAACGCAATCGCCCACCACTAATGCTGGACCAACGCGACCGATTTATCGATCACGACCGACGCAACCGCCAGTGCGTATAGACACTTGCATCGTGGGCGATGACTCAACTTGTGACCAAGCGCAACATGAACGCTGTAAAACAGAAAATGGAGTCTCGAGTTGTCACTGTCGACCGG GTTACTCACGTCGCAAGCATCGGGAACCGTGTAGAAAAGTCATATCCTTTTACCTGGGCATGCGCGTCGATCGTATTTATGAGCATCGCATTGTGTGGGATAATAAACTATTGGATAAGCATAGTGAGCCCTACGGACAGCTGAGCTACGAGTCGATACGCGCA ATCGACTCCGCCATGTCGATGACACCCTACTCGGATGAGTTTATGGAAGCGCGCGTCAACAATATCTACCGTGGCGATCCAAATTTCGGTGGCAGTGGTGTGTATGTGAACATGACGATTAAA CTCGATGAAAGTGTTGAAACGCTTCGTCCCAACTTGCGCGCCGATGTACAAAAACACTTGCTGGGTGTGCTCCACCGGCGCAACAATAACATTGGCAACTCTGTACTCTATGTCACGTCACCGGAAAGCGCTATAACTGCCTTGCATGATCTGGACGAATGTCAGTCGCGCGAGTTGAATGATTGCCATGCGAGTGCCACCTGTTCGAACTCATGGGGTAGTTTTCGTTGCGCCTGCGAGACGGGCATGCGTGATCCATGGGCCGATCAACCACAGCGCGCCGGTCGTGACTGTCAATCGTGTCCAGACTCGTACTGCAATAATCGTGGCACTTGCAGCTATAACGAAGAAGGAAATCAGGTTTGCTCTTGCGATTCTAGCCACTATGGTGGCCAATGTGAAATCGATGGCGAAGTGCTTGGCGTGGCCATTGGCGCCTCCCTAGCTGCGGTCGTTATCATTGTGCTGACTTTGGTTTGTCTGATAATGTGGTCGCGTCGTTGGCAACGAGAACAGAAAAATGCCATAGGTTCGCCGGTGTTTGGATACATGAATACGGCACCAATGAAATCGGCCGGTTTGCCGGGACAACCGGGCTATCAAGTGACTTTGGAAGATCGCATGCGCTGGGCGCAGATTGCTGATGTAATGGCACAGACAAACCATTACGGGGTAAGTCCGATT GCTGAACCAGTGGGACCCACACGTCCGTCGTCGGCAATGTTCGCTTATCCAAATCTACAGACAATGGGTATAGGCACCCTTGGCGGCATGTCGATGCAGAGCACCATGCAGATGCATCAATCTGGCAGTATGGCACCACCGGTTCCTCTGCCACGGTATGAGTGCGTATACCCCTCAGACAATTCCTCAAATACGCATAAAAA ACTGGGGTTGAGTTCACGATCGAATGGCATGCGAACGCTGGAGAATTCCAGCTCGAGCGAAGAGGAGGATCGAACCGATCTGCTCGGACGTAATTTTCAAGTACCACGACCAAAGAGTAGAAGCAATGGCAGCATAGCG AATCAATCGGGCATCTACTATGATGTAGATTATGAGCCATCAGGCAATGGCATTGGCAATACGAGTGTGGACCATTTATATGGTTCACAAAATCAGTCATCATCACACTCGCATACGCACTCACACTCGCACAGTGGCAATAATCACATACCAGGACCACAAGGTATACCAATGAGCACTTACACATCAGGAAGAGGTCCAAGTAGTTACTATATGAAATAG
- the LOC128866379 gene encoding mucin-5AC isoform X1, with the protein MRRKVERHSSALQPTATATATAAVMTVRKIPKSHKSQNSSTVTARIMRTISWPLSMAKMQHSGPTCTVRWLGLLTLQLLLLATRNIECLQDEFAHPSISQISPKSSNQVIADGLSLHTTSNLRIESTIADTSMADNILPIDEAPLSHEDNETRQHIRIERSALPILNDNYPKSGPNDVHFPSDTEKEAGAGRYFQYNIKPTVTLNDASSEAPERTQRVRAGKTFKPTFSGIAVPSMAATASASASDSFLVKGDLRPLMSGSPISPTRSIATSTAATATALPHNPRQNSNPDIQDIITGIVKLLNGNVNVHANTQGHRRPSASRINNRGPPRISDVQTLPIDYDTQKKPLGSSNRPPPYTGLFDRPERPFITGVPIPEQIVPLRPGFISQRPPWHRPKPRPPITTAIGGRRPIPQYKPLPTSQLAPPAAEESPIPAKETLETPTLQHSAETEISVPPDYNDANADMPKPTDAAYDSEFSNEDTNSQYIEVSDQDSNETADAAPMSVESAELEEEESAPTQASPPPMKKDEYSNKKKPTKHKTADKKKPTQGVLSAQIEASSVANTEMQMSSTYAPMPMENIEGVGIDPSTEEVIFMTPSKTPVLESTSKQADAGLSNTLTTQSSIVTAALPDTVTNSIELSSASSTELLATIAPAPTNTTPTPSTTTTTTTTRIFTTTTTNSISVATTATTTANTIPTPLPQPPNDYQPRPGIVLDDPEFKPGGRPRPPRPQQSRPLDPQQMPPTHIQPTRQHLPPGYGEIFDVTLSAIQGPGSVGGSQQTINIKPYGSYGSGGGHQGDIIVSAAGDDGFVSIDGKRTYINLFGDPTDSPIGVPTTPATAIPQLPGGGVTHLPGAGSGSGSGSGSSGNGSSGGNNAATQNTLPSLGSGYGIPETEVVDLEPTKANSVKTQSPTTNAGPTRPIYRSRPTQPPVRIDTCIVGDDSTCDQAQHERCKTENGVSSCHCRPGYSRRKHREPCRKVISFYLGMRVDRIYEHRIVWDNKLLDKHSEPYGQLSYESIRAIDSAMSMTPYSDEFMEARVNNIYRGDPNFGGSGVYVNMTIKLDESVETLRPNLRADVQKHLLGVLHRRNNNIGNSVLYVTSPESAITALHDLDECQSRELNDCHASATCSNSWGSFRCACETGMRDPWADQPQRAGRDCQSCPDSYCNNRGTCSYNEEGNQVCSCDSSHYGGQCEIDGEVLGVAIGASLAAVVIIVLTLVCLIMWSRRWQREQKNAIGSPVFGYMNTAPMKSAGLPGQPGYQVTLEDRMRWAQIADVMAQTNHYGVSPIAEPVGPTRPSSAMFAYPNLQTMGIGTLGGMSMQSTMQMHQSGSMAPPVPLPRYECVYPSDNSSNTHKKRLGLSSRSNGMRTLENSSSSEEEDRTDLLGRNFQVPRPKSRSNGSIANQSGIYYDVDYEPSGNGIGNTSVDHLYGSQNQSSSHSHTHSHSHSGNNHIPGPQGIPMSTYTSGRGPSSYYMK; encoded by the exons AGTGTCTGCAGGACGAATTCGCACATCCCTCCATTTCACAAATATCTCCGAAATCCAGCAATCAAGTAATAGCCGATGGCTTGTCTTTGCACACCACATCGAACCTAAGGATCGAGAGCACAATTGCAGACACATCCATGGCCGATAATATACTACCGATTGATGAGGCCCCACTGAGTCACGAAGATAACGAAACACGTCAACATATACGCATAGAACGATCTGCCCTGCCCATACTGAATGACAATTACCCAAAATCTGGTCCCAATGATGTGCATTTTCCTAGTGATACAGAGAAGGAAGCTGGTGCTGGTCGCTACTTTCAATACAACATCAAACCGACGGTCACACTGAACGACGCAAGCTCTGAGGCACCGGAACGCACACAACGCGTTCGTGCAGGCAAAACATTTAAGCCAACATTTAGTGGCATTGCAGTGCCGTCTATGGCAGCTACAGCTTCAGCTTCAGCATCGGATTCTTTTTTAGTGAAAGGGGACCTACGACCGCTTATGTCGGGGTCCCCGATCAGTCCGACGCGCAGTATTGCTACCTCGACGGCGGCCACTGCCACGGCATTGCCACATAATCCGCGTCAAAACTCTAACCCTGATATACAAGATATCATAACAGGCATCGTGAAGCTGTTGAATGGCAATGTGAACGTTCATGCAAATACACAGGGCCATCGACGTCCGTCTGCTAGTCGCATCAATAACCGCGGACCGCCACGTATCTCTGATGTGCAGACGTTACCGATCGATTACGATACGCAAAAGAAACCATTGGGTTCATCCAATCGCCCACCACCTTATACTGGACTATTTGATCGTCCCGAACGGCCGTTTATTACAGGTGTGCCAATACCGGAACAAATTGTGCCTTTACGACCGGGTTTCATAAGTCAACGGCCGCCGTGGCATAGACCAAAACCACGTCCTCCCATTACTACAGCTATAGGTGGCAGACGCCCCATACCGCAGTATAAGCCGCTGCCGACTTCACAATTGGCACCGCCGGCTGCAGAAGAATCTCCAATTCCTGCTAAAGAAACACTCGAGACTCCGACATTACAACATTCTGCAGAAACTGAAATATCAGTACCGCCAGACTACAATGATGCAAATGCAGACATGCCTAAACCAACCGACGCAGCCTACGATTCTGAATTTTCAAATGAAGATACCAATTCACAATATATTGAGGTGTCCGATCAGGACTCTAATGAAACTGCCGATGCAGCGCCTATGTCGGTGGAGAGTGCAGAATTGGAAGAGGAAGAGTCCGCGCCCACACAGGCTTCGCCGCCACCTATGAAGAAAGATGAATACAGCAACAAGAAGAAACCCACGAAGCATAAGACGGCCGACAAGAAGAAACCAACTCAAGGCGTTCTTTCCGCACAAATCGAGGCAAGCTCTGTTGCAAACACTGAAATGCAAATGTCTTCAACTTACGCACCTATGCCCATGGAGAATATCGAAGGGGTTGGTATTGACCCATCTACCGAAGAGGTCATTTTCATGACGCCGAGTAAGACGCCTGTACTGGAGAGCACCTCCAAACAGGCTGATGCCGGTTTATCTAATACATTAACCACACAGAGCTCAATAGTAACGGCTGCATTACCAGACACAGTTACGAACTCAATTGAGCTGAGCTCAGCGAGTAGCACTGAACTGCTGGCAACTATTGCACCCGCTCCAACTAATACCACTCCCACACCTTCCACTACcactaccaccaccaccaccagaaTTTTCACTACCACTACAACCAATTCTATTTCCGTCGCTACGACAGCGACGACCACTGCTAATACCATCCCTACGCCATTACCACAACCACCAAACGACTACCAACCACGTCCAGGTATTGTACTTGATGACCCTGAATTTAAACCAGGTGGAAGACCCCGACCCCCACGACCTCAACAATCCCGTCCTTTAGATCCGCAACAGATGCCGCCAACCCATATTCAACCCACACGACAGCATTTGCCTCCGGGCTATGGCGAAATCTTTGATGTTACGCTTTCGGCTATACAAGGACCAGGGTCTGTGGGCGGTTCACAGCAAACGATCAACATCAAACCGTATGGCTCCTATGGTAGCGGTGGTGGTCATCAAGGCGACATCATAGTGTCTGCGGCAGGTGATGATGGTTTTGTTTCAATCGATGGTAAGCGCACTTACATCAATCTCTTTGGTGATCCAACAGATTCGCCCATTGGAGTGCCCACAACGCCAGCAACAGCTATACCACAATTACCTGGTGGCGGAGTGACACATTTACCTGGAGCTGGTAGTGGTAGCGGTAGCGGAAGCGGAAGCAGTGGAAATGGTAGCAGCGGTGGTAATAATGCAGCTACTCAAAACACTCTACCCAGCCTGGGATCGGGATATGGTATACCGGAGACGGAGGTTGTAGATTTAGAACCGACGAAAGCGAACAGCGTGAAAACGCAATCGCCCACCACTAATGCTGGACCAACGCGACCGATTTATCGATCACGACCGACGCAACCGCCAGTGCGTATAGACACTTGCATCGTGGGCGATGACTCAACTTGTGACCAAGCGCAACATGAACGCTGTAAAACAGAAAATGGAGTCTCGAGTTGTCACTGTCGACCGG GTTACTCACGTCGCAAGCATCGGGAACCGTGTAGAAAAGTCATATCCTTTTACCTGGGCATGCGCGTCGATCGTATTTATGAGCATCGCATTGTGTGGGATAATAAACTATTGGATAAGCATAGTGAGCCCTACGGACAGCTGAGCTACGAGTCGATACGCGCA ATCGACTCCGCCATGTCGATGACACCCTACTCGGATGAGTTTATGGAAGCGCGCGTCAACAATATCTACCGTGGCGATCCAAATTTCGGTGGCAGTGGTGTGTATGTGAACATGACGATTAAA CTCGATGAAAGTGTTGAAACGCTTCGTCCCAACTTGCGCGCCGATGTACAAAAACACTTGCTGGGTGTGCTCCACCGGCGCAACAATAACATTGGCAACTCTGTACTCTATGTCACGTCACCGGAAAGCGCTATAACTGCCTTGCATGATCTGGACGAATGTCAGTCGCGCGAGTTGAATGATTGCCATGCGAGTGCCACCTGTTCGAACTCATGGGGTAGTTTTCGTTGCGCCTGCGAGACGGGCATGCGTGATCCATGGGCCGATCAACCACAGCGCGCCGGTCGTGACTGTCAATCGTGTCCAGACTCGTACTGCAATAATCGTGGCACTTGCAGCTATAACGAAGAAGGAAATCAGGTTTGCTCTTGCGATTCTAGCCACTATGGTGGCCAATGTGAAATCGATGGCGAAGTGCTTGGCGTGGCCATTGGCGCCTCCCTAGCTGCGGTCGTTATCATTGTGCTGACTTTGGTTTGTCTGATAATGTGGTCGCGTCGTTGGCAACGAGAACAGAAAAATGCCATAGGTTCGCCGGTGTTTGGATACATGAATACGGCACCAATGAAATCGGCCGGTTTGCCGGGACAACCGGGCTATCAAGTGACTTTGGAAGATCGCATGCGCTGGGCGCAGATTGCTGATGTAATGGCACAGACAAACCATTACGGGGTAAGTCCGATT GCTGAACCAGTGGGACCCACACGTCCGTCGTCGGCAATGTTCGCTTATCCAAATCTACAGACAATGGGTATAGGCACCCTTGGCGGCATGTCGATGCAGAGCACCATGCAGATGCATCAATCTGGCAGTATGGCACCACCGGTTCCTCTGCCACGGTATGAGTGCGTATACCCCTCAGACAATTCCTCAAATACGCATAAAAA AAGACTGGGGTTGAGTTCACGATCGAATGGCATGCGAACGCTGGAGAATTCCAGCTCGAGCGAAGAGGAGGATCGAACCGATCTGCTCGGACGTAATTTTCAAGTACCACGACCAAAGAGTAGAAGCAATGGCAGCATAGCG AATCAATCGGGCATCTACTATGATGTAGATTATGAGCCATCAGGCAATGGCATTGGCAATACGAGTGTGGACCATTTATATGGTTCACAAAATCAGTCATCATCACACTCGCATACGCACTCACACTCGCACAGTGGCAATAATCACATACCAGGACCACAAGGTATACCAATGAGCACTTACACATCAGGAAGAGGTCCAAGTAGTTACTATATGAAATAG